From the Gallaecimonas mangrovi genome, one window contains:
- the dcd gene encoding dCTP deaminase — translation MRLCDTHIEEYLADGRIKIEPAPGKDAISGVSVDVRLGDRFRVFNGYTAPYIDLSGPRSEVNGALERVMSDEIIIADGDAFFLHPGELALAVTYESVTLPDDIVGWLDGRSSLARLGLMVHVTAHRIDPGWSGRIVLEFYNSGKLPLALRPHMKIGALNFETLSAPAARPYNKRLDAKYKDQQGAVASRIDQDSK, via the coding sequence ATGCGCCTGTGTGACACCCATATCGAAGAATATCTGGCCGATGGCCGCATTAAAATAGAGCCGGCTCCAGGCAAAGACGCCATTAGTGGCGTCAGTGTCGACGTGCGGCTAGGCGATCGTTTCCGGGTGTTTAATGGTTACACCGCGCCTTACATTGACTTGTCGGGCCCGCGTAGCGAAGTTAACGGCGCCCTTGAGCGGGTGATGAGCGATGAAATTATCATCGCCGACGGCGACGCCTTTTTCCTGCACCCCGGTGAACTGGCGCTGGCGGTAACCTATGAATCGGTTACCTTGCCTGATGATATCGTCGGTTGGCTTGACGGCCGCTCATCATTGGCGCGGCTCGGGCTGATGGTGCACGTTACCGCCCATCGTATTGACCCGGGTTGGTCTGGGCGCATTGTGCTGGAGTTTTACAACTCTGGTAAGCTGCCGTTAGCCCTTCGCCCTCACATGAAAATTGGGGCGCTTAATTTTGAAACCCTGTCCGCGCCAGCGGCTCGGCCCTATAACAAACGCCTGGATGCCAAATACAAGGACCAGCAAGGCGCTGTGGCTAGCCGCATCGACCAAGACAGTAAGTAA
- the udk gene encoding uridine kinase, protein MDNPCVIIGIAGASASGKSLIARTIYNELKAEVGRDEIAVITEDSYYRDQSHLSMEERVKTNYDHPQAFEHDLLVQQLKMLKEGKPVAVPEYSYEEHTRKTSTHTVTPKKVIILEGILLLSYKPLRDMLQASVFVDAPLDICLMRRLVRDVADRGRTMESVLKQYMDTVRPMFLQFIEPSKQYADIIVPRGGKNRIAIDMLKAKIRQHL, encoded by the coding sequence ATGGATAACCCTTGCGTCATTATCGGTATTGCTGGTGCTTCGGCATCGGGCAAGTCCCTTATCGCCAGAACCATCTACAACGAACTTAAGGCCGAAGTAGGGCGCGACGAAATTGCGGTAATAACCGAAGACAGCTACTACCGTGACCAAAGCCATTTGTCGATGGAGGAGCGGGTAAAAACCAACTACGACCACCCGCAAGCCTTTGAACACGACTTGCTGGTGCAGCAGCTTAAAATGCTAAAAGAAGGCAAGCCGGTGGCGGTGCCGGAATATTCCTATGAAGAGCATACCCGCAAGACCAGCACTCACACCGTAACACCGAAAAAGGTCATTATTCTTGAGGGGATTTTGCTGTTATCTTACAAGCCCTTACGCGACATGCTGCAAGCGTCGGTGTTTGTAGATGCGCCCTTGGATATCTGCCTGATGCGCCGCCTGGTCAGAGACGTAGCCGACCGCGGCCGCACCATGGAGTCGGTATTGAAACAATATATGGACACCGTGCGGCCGATGTTTTTACAGTTCATTGAGCCATCCAAGCAGTATGCCGATATCATAGTGCCCCGTGGTGGTAAGAACCGCATCGCCATCGATATGCTCAAAGCAAAGATCCGTCAGCACCTTTAG
- the apbC gene encoding iron-sulfur cluster carrier protein ApbC has translation MPFFSKPAKVTLATVLCPLTAKPIEEVALAIEDTPDKLTLKMPYPVEAFASELEESLKPLLAGRTLHLEGELGAYAKPLGKVKNLIAVASGKGGVGKSTTTVNLALALKELGLKVGVLDADLFGPSLPMLLGTRGQHPDSTDGKTMQPIAAFGLATQSVGYLVDDNDAAVWRGPMASTALLQLVNETHWPQLDVLLIDMPPGTGDIQLTVSQKLPLAGAVIVTTPQDLALSDAVKGIAMFNKVDVSVLGVIENMSYHQCSHCGHKEPLFGEKGGHKLAEQRNLPLLGAIPLAVAIRHCSDHGQPVVVAEPESEHAHAYLQSARQLLVQLLKRPLKPAAIDVKMV, from the coding sequence TCAGTAAACCCGCAAAAGTCACCTTAGCAACGGTGTTATGCCCGTTGACCGCCAAGCCCATTGAAGAGGTGGCGCTGGCCATTGAAGACACCCCAGACAAGTTAACCCTTAAGATGCCGTATCCGGTTGAGGCCTTTGCCTCTGAACTGGAGGAGAGCTTAAAGCCGCTGCTTGCGGGCCGCACTTTGCACCTGGAGGGCGAATTGGGGGCTTATGCCAAGCCGCTTGGTAAGGTGAAAAACCTCATCGCAGTTGCTTCCGGTAAAGGCGGCGTGGGTAAATCGACCACCACCGTTAACCTGGCGTTGGCGTTAAAAGAGCTTGGGCTTAAGGTGGGGGTGCTCGATGCCGACCTTTTTGGCCCGTCGCTACCAATGCTGCTTGGCACCCGAGGCCAACACCCCGACAGCACCGATGGCAAAACCATGCAGCCCATCGCCGCTTTTGGGCTTGCTACCCAATCGGTTGGCTACCTGGTGGATGACAACGACGCCGCCGTTTGGCGAGGCCCCATGGCCAGTACCGCCTTGTTGCAGCTGGTTAATGAAACCCATTGGCCACAGCTTGATGTGCTGCTAATCGATATGCCACCTGGCACTGGCGACATTCAGCTAACGGTATCGCAAAAGCTGCCTTTGGCCGGCGCTGTCATTGTTACCACCCCGCAAGATTTAGCCCTGAGTGATGCTGTAAAAGGTATCGCCATGTTTAATAAGGTGGATGTTAGCGTACTGGGCGTTATTGAAAACATGAGTTACCACCAATGCAGCCATTGCGGCCACAAGGAGCCTTTGTTTGGTGAAAAGGGCGGGCATAAGCTTGCTGAGCAGCGCAACTTGCCACTGCTGGGCGCCATTCCGCTGGCTGTTGCCATTCGCCATTGCAGCGACCATGGCCAGCCGGTGGTGGTGGCTGAACCCGAGAGCGAACATGCCCACGCCTATTTGCAAAGTGCCCGGCAGTTATTGGTGCAGTTGCTCAAAAGACCGCTAAAGCCTGCCGCAATCGACGTCAAAATGGTGTAG
- a CDS encoding lipase family protein, whose translation MSFYNHPQHFSRTNLAHLSTLASSLGEKQFPGTVVDAGDLRLGIDINPRHLIVVVHSDETNTRDWATDLQAQRQPWPAKMPLGFVHQGFLRQAQTLLPLLTPILSKQLKSGTALWLAGHGIGGAVASVLAAILALDKNIELAGLCTFGCPRVFDNQLAAALEALLGERYWRVVNDQDVITRLPPRCFGYRHGGQLSYFDSTGDLHLTGAERWWGGFWDRCQYHGQWLFAKDMKDINEHAVDEYQLLSLGSKL comes from the coding sequence ATGAGTTTTTACAACCATCCCCAGCACTTTAGCCGTACCAATTTGGCCCACCTAAGCACACTTGCCAGCAGTCTTGGCGAAAAGCAATTTCCAGGAACCGTGGTTGACGCCGGCGATTTGCGGTTGGGCATTGATATCAATCCCCGGCACCTGATTGTGGTTGTCCATAGCGATGAAACCAACACCCGCGACTGGGCAACCGATCTGCAGGCGCAGCGCCAGCCATGGCCGGCTAAAATGCCGCTGGGTTTTGTGCACCAAGGTTTTCTAAGGCAAGCGCAAACATTGCTGCCGTTACTGACACCCATACTCTCCAAACAGCTCAAAAGCGGCACCGCGCTGTGGCTTGCTGGCCACGGCATTGGCGGCGCTGTTGCCTCGGTGCTAGCCGCCATTTTGGCGCTGGATAAAAACATCGAACTGGCCGGGCTTTGCACCTTTGGCTGCCCAAGGGTCTTTGATAACCAACTGGCTGCAGCCCTTGAAGCCTTGCTGGGCGAGCGTTACTGGCGCGTCGTGAACGACCAGGATGTCATTACCCGCCTGCCACCAAGGTGTTTTGGCTATCGCCACGGCGGCCAGTTAAGTTACTTTGACAGTACCGGTGATTTACATTTAACCGGCGCTGAACGTTGGTGGGGCGGATTTTGGGATCGATGCCAGTATCATGGCCAGTGGCTTTTTGCTAAAGATATGAAAGACATCAACGAACATGCTGTTGATGAATATCAGCTACTGAGTTTAGGGAGCAAGCTGTGA
- the arfB gene encoding alternative ribosome rescue aminoacyl-tRNA hydrolase ArfB, which produces MLEISSRVIIPAHELQFSAQRSQGAGGQHVNTTDSSVLLKFNFEDSQSLPDIYKEGLRRMSSHLVHGPLVVIKAQEHRSQHMNREVALERLKELVIKAGHRPKVRRATRPTRASKERRIQAKKGRADVKSKRGRVKLD; this is translated from the coding sequence ATGCTCGAGATCTCCAGCCGGGTGATTATCCCGGCTCATGAACTGCAATTTTCGGCCCAGCGTTCACAAGGCGCCGGCGGCCAGCACGTCAACACCACCGATTCATCGGTGCTGCTTAAATTCAATTTTGAAGACTCACAAAGCCTGCCTGATATCTACAAAGAAGGCCTAAGGCGAATGAGTTCGCATCTGGTGCACGGCCCCTTGGTGGTGATTAAAGCCCAAGAGCATCGTTCCCAGCATATGAACCGCGAAGTGGCGCTAGAAAGGCTAAAAGAGCTGGTGATTAAAGCCGGGCACCGGCCCAAGGTACGCCGTGCCACCCGGCCTACCCGCGCTTCTAAAGAACGGCGCATTCAGGCGAAAAAAGGCCGCGCTGATGTGAAGTCCAAAAGGGGCAGGGTAAAGCTGGACTAA
- a CDS encoding putative signal transducing protein, whose amino-acid sequence MTETLLYTAANTIEAHLLKGLLAGEGIKVRIDNDFLMGAVGDLPTDVQQIRLWCYHHHLSEAKAVLDGYFNHSGHDWYCGQCGEHNGSAFEVCWHCQAPRKQG is encoded by the coding sequence GTGACGGAAACGCTGCTTTATACCGCTGCCAATACCATTGAGGCCCACCTGCTAAAAGGATTACTGGCCGGGGAAGGGATCAAGGTGCGTATTGATAACGACTTTTTGATGGGCGCGGTTGGCGACCTGCCCACGGATGTGCAACAGATCCGGCTGTGGTGTTATCACCATCACCTCTCTGAAGCCAAAGCGGTGTTAGACGGCTATTTTAATCACAGTGGCCATGACTGGTATTGCGGGCAATGCGGTGAACATAACGGCAGTGCCTTTGAAGTTTGCTGGCACTGCCAGGCGCCTCGAAAGCAGGGATAA